In Thermodesulfobacteriota bacterium, the DNA window AAACACGCGCGGGAGATTATTGCTGTAACCAATCAATGGGTTAATTCTTATAAGCGGTTGGTGCCCGGTTATGAGGCCCCGGTTTATATTGCCTGGGCCCGCCGCAACCGTTCCACCATGGTGCGTGTGCCCATGTACAAGCCCGGCAAGGAGCAGGCCACCAGAATTGAGTTTCGCGCTCCTGATCCAGGCTGTAACCCGTACCTGGCCTTTACAGTTATGCTGGCGGCCGGCCTTGAAGGCATAGAAAAAAAGTATCCTCTGGCTGATCCGGTAGAAGAGGATGTTTATCATATGACACCGGCCAGAAGGGCTGAACTGGGCATTAGTTCCCTGCCCGACAATCTCTTCGAGGCTATCCGGGAGATGGAAAAGAGTGAGTTAATGCGCAGGGCCTTGGGAGACCATATCTTTAACAAATTTATAGAAAATAAAAAGATCGAATGGGATATGTATCGCACCCATGTAAGTCAGTATGAAATAGACAGGTACTTGCCGATACTCTGACCCTCTACAGAGATAAAAAAAGGGCGGCCGACTAAGCGGCCGCCCTTTTTTTATTCTTTTTCACCTTCGGGTATTTCAAGCTGTTTCAGCCTGCTTTCAAAAAATGCGCCTTTTTCATTTAATTCTTCCGAAAGGGTTTCCAGTTCGTCAAAAAGTCTGTCTATTGATGTCTGCGAGGCGTAAATAGCCTGTGAAAGTTCAACAATTTTCTTGCCGGTATTTCCTTCCGATGCCTTCTGCATGGCTTCAGTGTATTCAGTAAGCCCTTTTTCGAGGGCTTCGATTTTGTTTTCTATTTTTGCGATTCTTTGCTCGATTGGTTTTAATGTCTTAGACTTTTCCGTGATTATTTCGGAGCGAAGACGGCGAAGCTCCTTCTTGTTTAATTTTGAGCCCGGTTCAAGGCTGTCGTCAGAGGCAGGAATATTTTTTACAAGACCTTTTTCTTCTTTCCATCCTTCCTTCTCAAGGAACCGCTGGTAGGTTCCTTCGAAGACATGCGCATTTTCGTCCTGGAATACGATCAGACGTTCGGCAAGGGCATGGAGAAACATCTCATTGTGGGTTACCATTACTATGGCGCCTTCAAAACTATCGAGGGCCGCAAGCAGGGCATCGCATGAGTCCATGTCAAGATGGTTTGTCGGCTCATCAAGAAGAAGCAAATTGGCAGGAGTCGCGAGTAGTTTACCCAGAAGCACTCTGCTCTTTTCGCCGCCCGATAAGACTCCGATTTTCTTTAAGGCGAAATCTCCTTCGAACATCATGACTCCGCAGATGTTTCTTGCAGTCTGCCTGTCGATATCATGGTGGGAATAGAGAATTTCTTCTTCTATCGTTCGGCTGTCTATAAGGTGGTTTACATTGGTTTGTTCAAAAAAACCTTTTAGCGAAGCCGGATTATAATCGATCTGTCCGCTTTGGGGAGGAAGGGTGCCGGCAAGAATTTTCAGGAGAGTTGTTTTACCCTTTCCGTTTTTCCCGATAACGCAGACCCTGTCACGGGCTCCGATGGTGATATCGAAGTCCTTGATAAGGGTTGTATTTTGATCATATGAGAAGGATATATTGCTTGTGCTAAGAATGCGCTTTCCGCGGTATGGGGCGCTCCTGAAGGAGAAGTCAAGGGTTTTGATCCTTTCCAATTTATCCTTTTTCTCAGTTTTGTTTAAGGTCTTTACCCTCGATTGCACCATATTCGCGAGCCTTGCCTTTGCCCTGAATCGGCTTATAAAGAGCTCGATCTCTTTCCTGCGCTTTTCATCGTTGACGCGTGTTTTTTCGTATATTTCCTCGTCCTGTGCGGTCTGAGTGTAATATTTTTCTGTGTCTCCGGCAATTTTCCGGATTTTTTTACGATGTATTCCGAGGGTATGGGTTACTATTTTATCCATAAACCCCCTGTCGTGGGTGATAAGCATGATCTCCCTCGGCCAGTTGACAAGAAAGCGTTCAACCCAGCGTATCGAGGTTATATCAAGATAGTTTGTGGGCTCGTCCAAGAGCAAAAGATCCGGTCGTGATACAAGCACCTTGGCGAGATTGAGGCGCACCTGGAATCCTCCGGAAAGCTCAAGGGGATTCAGTTTTAAGTCGTTTGAGGAAAATCCGAGACCGGCCAGGATTTTTTCAACCTTCCAGAAATGCCCTTTTTCATCTTCTACAAGACCCCGCATGCCTTCTTTAAGAACGGTATCTTCAGTAAATTCGACATGCTGTTCAACGCAGCCGATACGGTAAAGCCTGGGTATAATTATGGCTCCCGAGTCCGGAAGCTCTTCCTTTTTTATCAGCCTGAATAAAGTTGTTTTCCCGTGGCCGTTTCGCCCGACAAGGCCGACCCTCTCTTTAGGGTTTATCTTGAAGCTGGCCTCTTCAAAAAGGACGTAACTGCCGTAACTTTTCGAAATATTTTCTACGCTTATCATAATCGAGCACCTTAAAAATGATGGCAACTTAAAGCCTTTTTCAGAATAAAAAGCAATAAAAAAAGACGCAACAGCTTGGCCTTTTTAAAAGGCTCATCGTGAAAGAGTGTGGGTAATTTTCTCTTAAAATGAGGCATGCTTCTTATTATCCCCCCCTTTAGCAAAGGGGGGCGAGGGGGGATTTGAAAACTTCTGGCAGTAACTATAGAGGGGAATAGGGAAAAGTAAAAAATTACCCACTCGATTACGCGAAGACCCTTTTAAAATTGTTCCAAACACGGTGGATTCCGTGTCTGATGCGGCTTCAAATTCGAGATCCGAAGCACGTCCGCCAAAGGCCGATCCGCCTCCGGCGGAAAAACAGTCTCTTATGATTCCGCCCTTGCCTTCGGCCGGCGCTTTTGCTAAGGTATCAACATATTAGCGGGGTTTATCCTATTCATTTTGTGCGTTAGCTGATTAGATTCGCCGTTGACAAAGCGTACGTTATAGCGTACATATAGAAATATCAGACACCCCAAAAAGGAATGAACTATGCCGACACTTACCGCCAGTGAGGCGCGTGCAAAACTCTATCGCCTGATCGACGAGGCAGCCTCTTCCCATGAGCCGGTTCTTATTACAGGCAAACGTAGGAATGCCGTGCTCATCTCGGAAGAGGATTGGAGAGCTGTACAAGAAACGCTCTATCTATTATCGATGCCTGGGATGAGAAAATCGATTCGGGAAGGAATGAAGACGCCGATTGAGGAATGTGCGAAGGAACTCGATTGGTGAAATGGCAAATCGTTTTCACAAAGCAGGTCCAGAAAGATGCCAAAAGACTCGCTGCTGCCGGACTTCGCTCCAGGGCAGAAGAGTTGCTGGATTTGCTCAGTAAAAACCCATACCAAAATCCCCCGTCGTATGAGAAATTGCTCGGCGATTTGGCCGGAGCGTATTCTCGCCGAATAAACATTCAGCATCGTCTTGTCTATCAGGTGCTGGAAGAGGAAAAAGTCGTGAAAGTTATTCGTATGTGGACTCATTACGAGTAATACAAAAAATCAGCTAATCGGATAACCGAGGGCTTCTCTCCCCCCAGCCCCCCGACCACTTGATTCGGCGGCATTACTGATCGCCGGCGTCGTCTTTGTGGCCGGCTCTTCCTAATCCCTGCCCAGTGCCGTACTTCTCCTCCACTTGTCGAAGTGTTTCTTCCAGCACCGGGAGACGCTGCCTGTCTTTAAGATCTCTGGAGGTTCTCTTCAGTTCAACCAGCGTCTTAAGATCGAGGACACGAATAGTGCGGCCCCTAAACTCGATTTCCACTGTGTGTTCAAGAAGATCTTCGTAGTCTCTTCCCTCCTCAATAACAGCCAGGACATCGAGAGGGCCGAGCCGAGTCGTGAAGAGGGCATGGCCCATCCCCGAAATGTCCCCCTTCTTTGGCCTAATCATCTTGTCGTCCGGGCGACGATGAACTGCGTCAATCGACTTGAGAAACGCAAGCAGCCTGGCAATATTTTCGGAAGATTGGTTGTGGACGATGTCCACGTCCATCGTTGTGACGGGCGCTCCTTGCACAACGGCGGCAAGGCCACCGACTAGAATAAACTCAACGCCCGCCTTTATGAGCCCCTCAAGCACTGCGCTTAGGTCTGCGCCTGTTGTTTTTCCGCTGCTGGTAGGCATTCCTCAGCTCCAGAATAGTACGTACTGCGTTATCATTGGCCTGCAGGCGCTCCTCGGGCGACATCCTGAGGAACATCGCGACCAATCCCTTATCAACACCTGTTTGGCCCTTAGTTTTTGTTTCTTTTACCATCTGACGTCTTCTTTTATAGCAAGTTATCATCCTGTCAGCCGAACGAATAAGAGTTTTTACGGCGCGAAGCCGACCTCAAAGTACAGTTGAGCCGAACCGCAAGCTATTTCTGGAAATTTATCGGCTCAGCACGGATGTATTATGGATTTTATATCAGGAATTGATCGATATTCCAAGACGAAACCGTATGGGCAGGGAAGATTTGGATACGGGTTGGCCCAAGAAACTGTCTGGATGAACATCGATTATTTCGCCACGGGCGGGCAGGGATGACAACTCTAAGATCATTGTAAAGAGGTGTTAGAGATTACACTAGATAGATGATACGTCGCGCGCTGACCCTTGGCGGCCTGGATAATTGGTCGCACGTCCGTAAATGCCTTGCGTACCAGGTAACGTACATCACTCCAGAGATTTTCACTGCCCAGGAAGGCGATAACAACGGTGCGATTATTTCTCTTGAACATGCCTACATAAGTTTTCTTGGCGGCGCGGGTAAAGCCCGTCTTACCGCCCTCCGCCCCTTCGATTTGCCAGAGGGCCTTATTGTGATTGCGAACCAGTTTGCCGCCATGAATCTCAAACTTCCGGGTTTTGAGAATATTGGAAAATTTTTCATTCCGCATGGCCTTTTTAAAGATGACGGCCAGATCATACGCGGTTGTATGCTGACCGGGTGCGGTCAGGCCGCTGGCCGTACGGCAACTTGTGTTTTTAGCGCCGAGTTCACGCGCAGTCCGGGTCATTATTTGAGCAAATTCTTCTTCTGATCCGGCTATCTTTTCTGCCAGCGCCCTGCTGGCATCATTAGCGGAGTGAAGCAGGGTAGCATAGATAAGGTCTATAGCCGGATATGTTTTTCCGCAACGAAGGTATGCTTTTTGGCAGGGAGCTTTTGCAGCATAGCGACTAACGGTAACGAGATCACTTGCTTCCAGATTTTTTAATGCCAGGAAACCGGTGACTATTTTGATGGTGCTGGCCGGCTGTAAGGGAAGACCCTGATTCTGGGCAAAGTAAATATAATTGGTATCGGCGTCCAGGACTATAGCTGAACGGGCGGTAAACGCAGAACAATATTGACGGCGATATTTTCTGGATGCCCTGTGCGTTTTCTTCTTATTGTACTTCTTAGCCCTCTTGTGATATTTTTTTACAGAGGCGGTTCGCTTCGCTTTCTTCTTGTGCTTTTGAACCTTCTCGCCGGCGGTGTAGCAGACTTTCTTTTTGGTATTCTGACATTTTTTAGTTTCTGCAAAAGAGGAGGCTGATGGCAGGATAAGCATTAGTGCAAGTATAAAAATGAGAATGGCTCTACACCGCATGAATTAACTCCTTTTCTCACTTAATCTTCTTGCTGATTAGATATATACTATATTTTAAAAGCACAAAGCAAGTTTTTTTCAGCGCCCATGCTATTTTTATGGGTCATATCATATCTATCTTTTTTAGTTATCGGCATTCTCTTGTGGAACTTAATAGTTTTTTCCGTTATTTTTGATTTTTTACGATTATGGAAATGACCGAATATACTGTACCCATCGAGTTTTTCAATGAGGATAAGGTCCCGGACTGGCTGGAAGTGACCATTATTGCCCCCGCGCACCTTTTTCCGTTATTGGAAAAATTTTTTGATCTGACTACTCCGTGTGGAGTCGTCCGCTATTCTGAGCAAGGACTCATATCAGACTGTGCGCAAACATTCGTTGCCCGTATCCCATATAGTACGGATCCGGACGGCGTCCTGAAAAAGTTGGATGCGTACCTGGGACTTCTGGAGGATAAGTATTGTTTGGATACGTCCATATTTTTGGAAACGAGATACATTCATGACGGCAGAGATGTGTTCACTGCTTTCCAGGTTTCTCCGCGCTTTACCGTGATCCCGACATGGGAAGACACATCGCTGCCGGACGACACGGTTATTCGACTGAATCCGGGCAGGGTTTTTGGCACGGGCCAGCATCCCAGTACCTTGTTGTGCCTGCATGTCTTAGAGGAAATAGGAGACACAGGCTTTTTTGCTGATAGCCCGTCTGTTCTGGATGTGGGCACGGGAACGGGCATACTTTCTATTGCCGCG includes these proteins:
- a CDS encoding type II toxin-antitoxin system Phd/YefM family antitoxin, whose amino-acid sequence is MPTLTASEARAKLYRLIDEAASSHEPVLITGKRRNAVLISEEDWRAVQETLYLLSMPGMRKSIREGMKTPIEECAKELDW
- a CDS encoding Txe/YoeB family addiction module toxin, which translates into the protein MKWQIVFTKQVQKDAKRLAAAGLRSRAEELLDLLSKNPYQNPPSYEKLLGDLAGAYSRRINIQHRLVYQVLEEEKVVKVIRMWTHYE
- a CDS encoding serine hydrolase, encoding MRCRAILIFILALMLILPSASSFAETKKCQNTKKKVCYTAGEKVQKHKKKAKRTASVKKYHKRAKKYNKKKTHRASRKYRRQYCSAFTARSAIVLDADTNYIYFAQNQGLPLQPASTIKIVTGFLALKNLEASDLVTVSRYAAKAPCQKAYLRCGKTYPAIDLIYATLLHSANDASRALAEKIAGSEEEFAQIMTRTARELGAKNTSCRTASGLTAPGQHTTAYDLAVIFKKAMRNEKFSNILKTRKFEIHGGKLVRNHNKALWQIEGAEGGKTGFTRAAKKTYVGMFKRNNRTVVIAFLGSENLWSDVRYLVRKAFTDVRPIIQAAKGQRATYHLSSVISNTSLQ
- a CDS encoding ABC-F family ATP-binding cassette domain-containing protein produces the protein MISVENISKSYGSYVLFEEASFKINPKERVGLVGRNGHGKTTLFRLIKKEELPDSGAIIIPRLYRIGCVEQHVEFTEDTVLKEGMRGLVEDEKGHFWKVEKILAGLGFSSNDLKLNPLELSGGFQVRLNLAKVLVSRPDLLLLDEPTNYLDITSIRWVERFLVNWPREIMLITHDRGFMDKIVTHTLGIHRKKIRKIAGDTEKYYTQTAQDEEIYEKTRVNDEKRRKEIELFISRFRAKARLANMVQSRVKTLNKTEKKDKLERIKTLDFSFRSAPYRGKRILSTSNISFSYDQNTTLIKDFDITIGARDRVCVIGKNGKGKTTLLKILAGTLPPQSGQIDYNPASLKGFFEQTNVNHLIDSRTIEEEILYSHHDIDRQTARNICGVMMFEGDFALKKIGVLSGGEKSRVLLGKLLATPANLLLLDEPTNHLDMDSCDALLAALDSFEGAIVMVTHNEMFLHALAERLIVFQDENAHVFEGTYQRFLEKEGWKEEKGLVKNIPASDDSLEPGSKLNKKELRRLRSEIITEKSKTLKPIEQRIAKIENKIEALEKGLTEYTEAMQKASEGNTGKKIVELSQAIYASQTSIDRLFDELETLSEELNEKGAFFESRLKQLEIPEGEKE
- a CDS encoding 50S ribosomal protein L11 methyltransferase, with protein sequence MTEYTVPIEFFNEDKVPDWLEVTIIAPAHLFPLLEKFFDLTTPCGVVRYSEQGLISDCAQTFVARIPYSTDPDGVLKKLDAYLGLLEDKYCLDTSIFLETRYIHDGRDVFTAFQVSPRFTVIPTWEDTSLPDDTVIRLNPGRVFGTGQHPSTLLCLHVLEEIGDTGFFADSPSVLDVGTGTGILSIAAAKLGSGAVLALEVDEEAAGIAGENVSLNRLEHRIEVSLTPLSKIEGSFRLITANLTASVALYLADDICRRLMPNGFLILSGIRHAQSEAMVARYTGRNLKLVKLYKDGSWAGCLFTR